CCAGCAGGCCGGCCAGGCCCCAGACACCACGGCCCCAGGAAAGTAGACGCATACAGAGCACTCCCGCAAAGAAATCGGACACAACAAAGGATGGAACCATCTTAGGAAGCTGCGCCTTGCTTGACCACCAGCATTTCAGCAAGCTGCTTTGCCACCACGGCAAACCGGCGCATACTGAACACCTCCCTCTCCGCCCCTTCCTCCATGCGTCCCCACCTGCTGCAAGACACCACCCTGCGCTACTTTCTGGCCGTGGCGCAGAGTGGATCGCTCACCGAGGCTTCGGCCCGGCTGCATGTGGCCGCCTCGGCACTGAGCCGCCAGATCGCGGGGCTGGAGGCCCAGCTGGGCACGCCCCTCTTTGAGCGCCACCCGCGCGGCATGGTGCTGACGGCGGCGGGCGAGATCCTGGCGGTGCACGCGCGCCGCACGTTGCTGGACGCCGAGCGCGCGCTGGGCGAGATCGGCGCGCTGCAGGGCCTGCGTGCGGGGCAGGTGCGCCTGGCCACATCGGATGCGTTTGCGAACGAGCTGGTGCCGCGCCTGTGCGTAGAGTTCCAGCGCACGTACGCAGGAGTGCAGTTCAGCGTGATCGCCTTGCCCACGGCCCAGGTGCCCGACGCCGTGCGCAGCGGCGCCGCCGACATCGGCCTGTGCTTCAGCCGCGCACCGCACAAAGACATCGACGTGGCCTACCGCCAGAGCGCGCCGGTGCTGGCCCTGCTGCCCCCGGGCCACCCACTGGCCAGCGCAGGCAGCGTGACCCTGGCGCAGATGGCCGGGTACCCGCTGGCCCTGCCCCCGGCCGAAACCACGGTGCGCCAGATGATCGACATCGTCTGCAGCCGCCAGGGCCTGCAGCTCGAAGCCGTGCTCATCAGCAACCACGCCAAGACGGTGGTCAACTTTGTACAGTTGGGCGGCGGCCTGTCCGTGGCCAGCGAGATCGCCGTGCGCCACCTGGTGGCCGAAGGCGCCATCGTTGCCCTGCCCATCAGCGACCCTGGCATGGACCTGCGCGACATCGAGATCCAGACCCTGGCCGGGCGCAGCCTGCCGGTGGCGGCGCAGGCGTTTCTGGAGCTACTCAAGGAGCGGCTACCGCAGCCATGGTAGCCCTGGTCGTGGGTTATTCGCTATGCGGGTCATCACCCGGGAGTCCCAGGCGAATCGGGCCGCCGGGCGCCGTGGCATCCACCAGCACACCGCCGCGCGTGACGCGCAAGCGGTGCTGCTGTGCCAAAGCCTGCGCCACCTGCCTGACGTGGGGCATGTGCTGACGCCAGGCGCCACCCTCGGAAGCTAAAGCTCGGGCGACCTCTGACGGGCAGATCGTCGTGTGCGGCTTGCGCTGTGCGAGCAAGGCGAAGATCTGCGCTTCCACGTCTACGTCGGTCATGGCGCACTCGTGGTGTTGCGAACCCTGCTCAATACCCGTGCTGCGCGCGAAAATCCCGCGCCTTGCCAAAATGCCCGTTGCCAATGAAGGGCACCGGCGGGCGCAGCGCCGACAGCGGCGAGGGGTGGTTGGAGGTGAGCACCAGGTGCCCCCGGTCGGCGGGAATCCACGCCCGCTTGGACTGGGCGTGCGAGCCCCAGAGCATGAACACCACCGGGCGCGGGCCCTCGGCCACGTGGCGGATGACGGTGTCGGTCAGCTCCTCCCAGCCTTTGCCTGCATGGCTGGCGGCCTGGCCCTCTTCGACCGTCAGGCAGGTGTTGAGCAGCAGCACGCCGTTTTTGGCCCACTTGACCAGGCTGCCGCCCGGGTTCGGGAAGGGGGGGAAGGCCACTCCCAGGTCGCGCTGCATCTCCTTGAAGATGTTCTGCAGCGAGGGCGGCAGGCGCACGCCGGGCGCGACAGAAAACGCCAGCCCCTCGGCCTGGCCCCGGCCGTGGTACGGGTCCTGCCCGAGGATGACCACGCGCACCTCCTCGGGCGGCGTCAGCTCCAGCGCGCGCAGCGGCTGGGGCGGAAAAATCGCCGCCCCCGCCTGCAACCGTGCCTGCAAAAACGCGAGCAGTGCCTGCCCGCGCGCGCCGGCAAAAAAAGCGTCCACCAAGGGCTGCCAGCCCGGGGCTACCGGCCAGTCGGTGGGTT
Above is a window of Acidovorax sp. KKS102 DNA encoding:
- a CDS encoding uracil-DNA glycosylase; translation: MNPSEMPTTQLQTAQPTDWPVAPGWQPLVDAFFAGARGQALLAFLQARLQAGAAIFPPQPLRALELTPPEEVRVVILGQDPYHGRGQAEGLAFSVAPGVRLPPSLQNIFKEMQRDLGVAFPPFPNPGGSLVKWAKNGVLLLNTCLTVEEGQAASHAGKGWEELTDTVIRHVAEGPRPVVFMLWGSHAQSKRAWIPADRGHLVLTSNHPSPLSALRPPVPFIGNGHFGKARDFRAQHGY
- a CDS encoding DUF3253 domain-containing protein, encoding MTDVDVEAQIFALLAQRKPHTTICPSEVARALASEGGAWRQHMPHVRQVAQALAQQHRLRVTRGGVLVDATAPGGPIRLGLPGDDPHSE
- a CDS encoding LysR substrate-binding domain-containing protein, yielding MRPHLLQDTTLRYFLAVAQSGSLTEASARLHVAASALSRQIAGLEAQLGTPLFERHPRGMVLTAAGEILAVHARRTLLDAERALGEIGALQGLRAGQVRLATSDAFANELVPRLCVEFQRTYAGVQFSVIALPTAQVPDAVRSGAADIGLCFSRAPHKDIDVAYRQSAPVLALLPPGHPLASAGSVTLAQMAGYPLALPPAETTVRQMIDIVCSRQGLQLEAVLISNHAKTVVNFVQLGGGLSVASEIAVRHLVAEGAIVALPISDPGMDLRDIEIQTLAGRSLPVAAQAFLELLKERLPQPW